The window CCTGGATGGCGATCGCTTCCTTGTTGGTATCGATCACGAAGATAAGGTCCGGCGTGCCGCCCATTTCCTTGATGCCGCCGAGCGAACGCTCCAGCTTCTCGCGCTCGCGCGTGAGCATCAGGATCTCTTTCTTGGTGAGGCCTTGCGGGCCGCCATCCTGATCGAGAATGCCTTCCAGCTCGCGCAGGCGGGCGATGGAGATCGAGATCGTGCGCCAGTTGGTCAGCGTGCCGCCGAGCCAGCGATGGTTCATATAGTACTGCGCGCAGCGCTGCGCGGCCTGTGCGACCGGCTCGGACGCCTGACGCTTGGTGCCGACAAACAGGACGCGGCCGCCATTGGCCGCCACTTCGCGCACCTTCACCAGTGCCTGGTGGAGCAGCGGAACCGTCTGCGACAGGTCGATAATGTGGATGTTGGAACGCTCACCGAAGATGAACGGACGCATCTTGGGGTTCCAGCGGTGGGTCTGGTGACCGAAGTGCGCACCAGCTTCAAGGAGCTGACGCATGGAGAAGTCAGGAAGGGCCATATCGATTTTCCTTTTCCGGTTGGCCTCCGCAGGGCGGAGCCGGTCTTCCTGTAAAACAGGAAAAGCCAGGCACCGGATCGACGGATTCGAATACCGAACCTGCCGTTGCCCCACGTGCGGGATTGCGGGCGCGCTTATAGGCGTGCTTTGCCCTGCAGACAAGCGCCTGTCTGCGGTAGCCGGCCGGAATTTGACCGGCCTGGCCGGTCAGACTGCCAGTGCCTCCACGGCGCTGACACCCGGCACCTCTTTCAGGGCGCTGCGCAAGGCCGGATCCAGCCGGTATCCGCCCGGCAGCCGCACCCGCGCACGCGAGCGCCCCTCAACCGGCAAATCGAGCACCACGACCCCGCGCCCCTCGCTTCCGGCAGAGCCCAGGCGTGACAACCGGGCATGGATGCCATCAAGCGCGGCCACATCCTCCACCTCAACACACAGGCCCGGCAGTTGCGCCTCGCGCAGCAGCCCTTCCAGGGGCTCGCAGCCATCCATGATAAGCCGTATCTGCTCGTCCTGGTCCTCGACCTTGAACGTCGCCAGAACCCCCTGCCCGGCCTCCAGAAGGTCACGCACCTCATTGAACACGCGCGGCGGAACCAGCGCCTCGAACTCGCCGCTAGGGTCAGACAGGGTGAGGAAGGCAAAGCGCTCATTGGAACGGCGGGAGATTTTCTCCTGCCGGCGGCGGACAATGCCCGCCATGCGCACCGCCTTTACAGACCCCTCCTGTACACGCTGGACCAGCTCTGACCAGCCCACCGCG is drawn from Glycocaulis alkaliphilus and contains these coding sequences:
- the rpsB gene encoding 30S ribosomal protein S2, which codes for MALPDFSMRQLLEAGAHFGHQTHRWNPKMRPFIFGERSNIHIIDLSQTVPLLHQALVKVREVAANGGRVLFVGTKRQASEPVAQAAQRCAQYYMNHRWLGGTLTNWRTISISIARLRELEGILDQDGGPQGLTKKEILMLTREREKLERSLGGIKEMGGTPDLIFVIDTNKEAIAIQEARRLNIPVVAVVDTNCDPDPVDFPIPGNDDAARAIALYCDLVADAVLDGISDSQASLGVDMGAAVNPAVEPALTEDAPEAQAEAAAEPASEDAKA